The following are encoded together in the Lathyrus oleraceus cultivar Zhongwan6 chromosome 3, CAAS_Psat_ZW6_1.0, whole genome shotgun sequence genome:
- the LOC127130167 gene encoding uncharacterized protein LOC127130167, translating into MESSKRNVYSFKFKDPDLRSLRDLVSQMHPVYRINFGQNYGNLLSILNQRVDHIALVTLAQFYDLPLRCFTFQDFQLAPTLEEFKRLVRIPMKNKPLFEGIDESLPLEIIASTLHMDEKEVEANLETKGNTKGFSLCFLLERAHTLLKAESWDACYPAIALAIYGIVLFPNMDGFIDMAAICIFLTGNPVPTLLADVYYYMSHRYTKKKGMISCCAPLLYQWFLEHLPKTGVWVEQTYVS; encoded by the coding sequence ATGGAGTCAAGCAAAAGAAACGTTTACTCTTTCAAGTTCAAAGACCCCGATCTAAGGAGCTTACGTGACTTGGTCTCTCAGATGCACCCGGTGTACAGAATCAACTTTGGGCAGAATTATGGCAATCTGCTCAGCATCCTCAACCAACGAGTGGACCATATAGCTTTAGTCACTCTGGCTCAATTCTATGACCTACCCTTAAGATGTttcacattccaagacttccaGCTAGCACCAACGTTGGAAGAATTCAAGCGTCTTGTTAGGATCCCTATGAAGAACAAGCCACTATTTGAAGGGATAGATGAATCTTTGCCCCTTGAGATCATTGCTAGCACGCTTCACATGGACGAAAAGGAGGTAGAGGCTAACCTAGAGACCAaagggaataccaaaggattttcGCTATGTTTTCTCTTGGAAAGAGCTCATACCCTACTAAAAGCAGAAAGTTGGGACGCTTGTTACCCTGCTATTGCATTGGCCATCTATGGCATCGTCCTATTCCCAAATATGGATGGTTTCATAGACATGGCCGCTATTTGCATTTTCCTTACTGGAAACCCAGTACCCACCTTGTTAGCTGATGTTTACTATTACATGAGCCATAGGTACACCAAGAAGAAAGGAATGATTTCTTGTTGTGCTCCTTTACTATATCAGTGGTTTCTTGAGCATCTTCCGAAGACAGGAGTTTGGGTAGAACAGACATATGTTAGTTAG